A genomic window from Egibacteraceae bacterium includes:
- a CDS encoding Na+/H+ antiporter subunit D, translated as MTPLVVAAVGEATRVPASPVGILVFATMLLPLAGAAVTVLAHGRLQVQRAVALGVTATSAVIALAVLRHVAVSGTVVVQAGGWPAPYGISFVVDRLSAVMVAVSAVMVAVVLLYSIGLVAGHVERLFFHPVYLVLAAGVSASFLTGDLFNLFVAFEILLIASYVLLTLGATKAQIRAGMTYVVINLVASTLFVVGVAFLYASTGTVAFADLAEKVATLPPGVRNGVGVLFLVTFGIKAGLFPLFFWLPDAYPTAPSPITAVFAGLLTKVGVYAIIRTQTLLFAPADGRASALLLFVAGATMVVGVLGAVAQNDIKRILSFHIVSQIGYMILGLGLFTVAGLAGAIIYIVHHIVVKTTLFCVGGAVEHGWGSSRLDELGGVGRQAPLLAAFFAVAALSLAGLPPFSGFVAKLALLEAGLAGGHYAVVTAALVVSVLTLYSMAKIWAGAFWGTPPEPPEDGSPLAPADAPGTRPQSGGVAVATAPAPTRTVRPSVPKPMVVATSLLVAASMAIAFNAEAIHRFSVEAAQDLLDPAVYVDAVTTVSERAR; from the coding sequence GTGACCCCGCTCGTGGTCGCCGCCGTCGGCGAGGCCACGCGGGTGCCGGCGTCGCCCGTGGGCATCCTCGTCTTCGCGACGATGCTCCTGCCGCTGGCCGGCGCGGCCGTCACGGTTCTCGCCCACGGCCGCCTGCAGGTGCAGCGGGCCGTGGCCCTCGGCGTCACGGCCACGAGCGCGGTGATCGCGCTCGCCGTCCTGCGCCACGTCGCGGTCTCGGGCACCGTCGTCGTGCAGGCCGGCGGCTGGCCGGCGCCCTACGGCATCTCCTTCGTCGTCGACCGCCTGTCGGCGGTGATGGTCGCCGTCAGCGCCGTCATGGTGGCCGTCGTGCTGCTCTACTCGATCGGCCTCGTCGCCGGGCACGTCGAGCGGCTGTTCTTCCACCCCGTGTACCTCGTCCTCGCGGCCGGGGTCTCCGCCTCGTTCCTCACGGGCGACCTGTTCAACCTGTTCGTCGCGTTCGAGATCCTCCTCATCGCGAGCTACGTCCTGCTCACGCTCGGCGCGACGAAGGCCCAGATCCGCGCCGGCATGACCTACGTCGTCATCAACCTCGTCGCCTCGACGCTGTTCGTCGTGGGCGTCGCCTTCCTCTACGCGTCGACGGGGACGGTGGCGTTCGCCGACCTCGCCGAGAAGGTCGCGACCCTGCCGCCCGGGGTCCGCAACGGCGTCGGCGTGCTGTTCCTCGTCACGTTCGGGATCAAGGCGGGGCTGTTCCCCCTCTTCTTCTGGCTGCCCGACGCCTACCCCACGGCCCCGAGCCCCATCACCGCGGTGTTCGCGGGCCTGCTCACCAAGGTCGGCGTGTACGCCATCATCCGCACGCAGACGCTGCTGTTCGCTCCCGCCGACGGGCGGGCGAGCGCCCTCCTGCTGTTCGTCGCCGGCGCCACGATGGTCGTCGGCGTGCTCGGCGCCGTCGCCCAGAACGACATCAAGCGCATCCTGAGCTTCCACATCGTGAGCCAGATCGGCTACATGATCCTCGGTCTGGGGCTGTTCACGGTGGCCGGCCTCGCAGGGGCGATCATCTACATCGTCCACCACATCGTCGTGAAGACCACCCTGTTCTGCGTCGGTGGGGCGGTGGAGCACGGGTGGGGGTCGAGCCGCCTCGACGAGCTCGGCGGCGTGGGCAGGCAGGCGCCCCTGCTCGCGGCGTTCTTCGCCGTGGCCGCCCTGTCCCTTGCGGGGTTGCCGCCGTTCTCCGGCTTCGTCGCAAAGCTCGCCCTGCTCGAGGCGGGGCTCGCGGGCGGCCACTACGCGGTCGTCACCGCCGCCCTCGTCGTGTCCGTGCTCACCCTGTACTCCATGGCGAAGATCTGGGCCGGCGCGTTCTGGGGAACGCCCCCCGAGCCGCCCGAGGACGGGTCGCCGCTCGCACCGGCCGACGCGCCCGGCACGCGCCCGCAGAGCGGCGGCGTCGCGGTCGCCACCGCGCCGGCCCCGACGCGCACCGTCCGCCCCAGCGTGCCGAAGCCGATGGTCGTCGCGACGTCGCTGCTCGTCGCCGCGTCCATGGCGATCGCGTTCAACGCCGAGGCCATCCACCGGTTCAGCGTCGAGGCGGCGCAGGACCTCCTCGACCCCGCGGTGTACGTCGACGCCGTCACGACCGTGTCGGAGCGCGCGCGGTGA
- a CDS encoding Na+/H+ antiporter subunit E, with amino-acid sequence MSAIVSRLPARADLAGAVVRTAGLALMWAALWGDVSLATFVAGGIVAVGAQLAFPTLAPRPSGRVNVLALARLGLVFAWMLITANLSVLRRVMSPRLAITPLVVDVALPPCSDAVATVVANAVTLTPGTLTLDVARAPDAVTLTVHNLDANDPARVRADVLALYALAAAAFPAGAHIPVEEGTR; translated from the coding sequence GTGAGCGCCATCGTCTCGCGGCTGCCGGCGCGCGCCGACCTCGCCGGCGCGGTCGTGCGCACGGCGGGCCTCGCGCTCATGTGGGCGGCGCTCTGGGGCGATGTGAGCCTCGCGACGTTCGTCGCCGGCGGGATCGTCGCCGTCGGTGCGCAGCTCGCGTTCCCGACGCTCGCGCCGCGCCCGTCCGGCCGCGTCAACGTGCTGGCGCTCGCCAGGCTGGGGCTCGTCTTCGCCTGGATGCTCATCACCGCGAACCTGTCGGTCCTGCGCCGCGTCATGTCGCCGCGGCTGGCGATCACCCCGCTCGTCGTGGACGTCGCCCTGCCGCCCTGCAGCGACGCGGTCGCGACGGTTGTGGCGAACGCGGTGACGCTCACGCCGGGGACGCTCACGCTCGACGTCGCCCGCGCACCCGACGCCGTCACCCTCACCGTGCACAACCTCGACGCCAACGACCCCGCCCGGGTCCGCGCCGACGTGCTCGCCCTCTACGCGCTCGCCGCGGCGGCCTTCCCCGCCGGGGCGCACATCCCTGTCGAGGAGGGAACCCGATGA
- a CDS encoding Na(+)/H(+) antiporter subunit C, with product MTGVLAIAVGGLFALGTYLLLQRSLTRIVIGLGLVGHGTNLLLLMVGGGAGRPPIVGEDPGDLSRYADPLPQALALTAIVIAFGVGAFLLALAWRSFATTGDDEVEDDVEDRRVARMLYATAFDDRDTVDDRAVR from the coding sequence GTGACCGGGGTCCTCGCCATCGCCGTCGGGGGCCTGTTCGCCCTCGGGACCTACCTCCTGCTGCAACGGTCCCTGACCCGCATCGTCATCGGGCTGGGCCTCGTCGGTCACGGCACGAACCTGCTGCTGCTCATGGTCGGCGGGGGCGCCGGTCGCCCGCCGATCGTCGGCGAGGATCCCGGGGACCTATCCCGTTACGCCGACCCGCTGCCGCAGGCGCTCGCGCTCACCGCCATCGTCATCGCCTTCGGCGTCGGGGCGTTCCTGCTCGCACTCGCCTGGCGCAGCTTCGCGACGACCGGTGACGACGAGGTCGAGGACGACGTCGAGGACCGGCGGGTCGCGCGCATGCTCTACGCGACCGCGTTCGACGACCGGGACACCGTCGACGACAGGGCGGTCAGGTGA